The Acetomicrobium thermoterrenum DSM 13490 genomic sequence AAAAGCCTTAGGGCTCCTTTCCCGATGCGGACGACCTCTTGAAGAAAGCCGCCTTCATATTTCTCGTTACTTTCGGGGACACCTTTTACGTCTGCCATGGGACATCACTTCTTTTTGAGGGATGCCGTTAATTTTGATGCTATATCGTCTAAGGTCCGGGCAAAAGCGGAATCGGGTTTCTTGTCCACAAGAGGAACGCCGTCGTCAACGCACTGACCCATATCGAGCTCGATGGGTATATCGCCCAGGAAGGGAATATTCATTAAACGAGCCAACTTTTCGCCCTCGCCTTTTCCGAAGGGATACATCTTTTCTCCGCAGGCGGAGCACTTGAGCGAACTCATATTTTCCACGAGACCTAAGAGAGGTATGTCGAGCTCCTTTGCGGCACTTATAGCCCGCGAGCATACCATGGCAGAGACCCCCTGCGGGGTGGTAACGACGAGCATTCCGTCCAGCTCAGGTATGGATCTCATCACTGTTTGAACCTCATCTCCCGTGCCCGGAGGGAGGTCTACAAGCAGAAAGTCGGCCTTTCCCCAATTTACAGATGCTATGAGCTGCCTTATAGCGCGCATCTTGTGAGCACCCTTCCACATTATGGGTTGCTCTTGCGACGCCCACATGGAAGCCACGGAAACGACCTTTATGCCCCTTGATGAAGTCAAGGGATTGAGACGGAGATCGTGATGTCCGGGATGATCGTGTTCGCTTACCACATCCATCCTTCCCAGCAAACCCAAGGCCCTCGGAACGGCGGGACCGTGAAGGTCGGCATCAAAGATGCAGACTTCATAGCCCCTCCTCTTCAAGGCCGAGGCCAAATTAACGGTTACTACGGTCTTTCCGACACCGCCTTTGCCGCTCAATATGGCAATTTTGTGCTTGATGTCCTTTAAAGCCATTGCCAGTGGTCCTTTGGTCCTGAGCGCCTCCTCTCTGATCCTCGCTTTCATGGCTTCGAATTGTTCTCTTTCAAGGTTAACGTTCACGATTTAACTCACCTCACATCCAACAGGTTTCAAAGTCGGCGCTCCCAAGCCCCATTTTTTCCGCATATAAAAGCATGTCTTGAGGCTTCATCCCCGTTATCTTAAAAAGCTTCTCCTCCGAAGGGCTTAATGCCTCACACTCTTCGGCGATTGAGCCCCTTATGCCAAAGGCCTCGTCTATCAATTGGATAGAGGCGAAATCTAAAGCAACGGGATCGAAGGACATTAAAATGCCTTGATCCGAGATGAAGGGAACGTCCGAAATGGGGTAACAGTCAGGATAGGGAGATACGTCCATTAAAATATTTACGTAAAAGACCTTTCCCTGGAGGGCGATATCGACGGCCAAGGCCGCATCGACTGTTCGCTTTTGAAAACGTCGGGCTGAATCTCTGTCAACAACCACTGCACCCGTCGGGCAGGAGGCCGTGCAGTAATAAGCGCAACCTCTGCAGATTTTTTCTTCGAGTCGAGGCCGACCCTCCTTCACCTGTACCACACCGTGCGGGCAGTGTATCGCACATTGGCCGCATCCGTCGCAACTATCTTCGATAAAAATAGGGTGCAAGGGAGCATGGATCCTCTCCTTTCCCCTCAAAGACGAACAACCGACACCACAGGAAACCAGCGCCCCCGACAAGCCGGCAAAGGGGTGGGCCGTAACGTGAGATATGACAACGAGAGCTTGAGACTCGGCTACGGCCCTTGCAACTTCTACGCCGCCCAGTTCTTCGCCTTCGACGGGGATCAACAGATCTTCTTCTCCCGTATATCCGTCAGCCAACATGGGACTTTTACCCAGGCTCGTCACGTCAAAACCGTGCAGCGCTGCCGCTTCAAGCCACCTGCTGCCCACCTCCGAGGCCTTCGAGTTCATGCTCAGGGTATCTACCAGCAGCAGATGCCCCCCAAAAGAGTAGACCGCGTCGACAACTGCCTTGACTAGCAATGGCCTTATGTGATTAAGGTTTTCCCTCTCTCCTACCTCGAATTTGACGGCAATCAGATCGCCCGAAGAAAACATGTCCCCCAGTTCGCTTCGTTTTAAAGCCTCCCTTAAGCGCTTTATCAAGTTCGAGGAGCTGTATTGCTCCCTTGCGCCCACAGAATGCACGACTGACATATTGTTAGTCCTTTCCTACGGCGTCAGCCCATTCCTTGACGGGCAGTTTCTTTAAATACTTCTTTCTGTCGCCCGGCTTGAATTCTTCGTGGCTCGGCTTTTCCTCGAAGGGAACCCTCTTATAGGGCGCAGCCTCGAGGACGAAATCGCGCTTCTTCCACATCTCTCTCTGGATGAGGGTCGTAGGCGTCGGCCTGATCTGCCACTTTGCAATGTGCTCTTCGTTATAAGGAGGCGTATAGGTTAGTATCTCATATTCCATATTCCCCAATCCGTTTTTAACGCCTGCCGTAATCTGGTACCTTGGAGAGGTGCCCTGGGTTATTGCAAACTTGTCCTGCCCCTGCTTGTAGCCGCCCTCCACGCCTTCCAAGGCTTTGTTGGCACCGCCTGGATAGGCCGGAGCGGCATCAATCATGTCAAGTATGGCGGCATCGATGGCAACGGGGTCTTTGGAGGCGAACACGCCAATGTCTGGCACCACGGGAAGCGTAGCCCAGGGGATGCAGTCGCAGTTGGGATCCACGTCTATGCAGTAGGCCATATGTCCGACCTTGCCCTCCTCGAAGGTGAGCATGACGCCTTTGGCCGCATCTGCCATGGCTATCTGCGCATAGGGGAAGTAATCGGGAGTGAAGACCATGCACTCATGCCCCGTGAACATGCACGTTATTTGACAGGAGTAGCAAAGCCAGCACTTTTCTGCGTCGAAGTGATGTCCCTTTTCGTCGATGTGATATGCTCCTCTTGGGCAGGAGTCCTCGCATAGCTTGTGGAAGGGGCAATCCAGACCAAGGCATTTCTCGGGATACCTTGCGGGCCATCCCAGGAAGTCCTCGGGGCTTCCCCAGTGGGCTAGATGTTCATGATACTTGCCCCGTTTGGACTGACCGCCTATGCCAATGTTCTTGATGCATCCGCCGAAAGAAGCAACGGGGTGCCCCTTTGCGTGGGCCAGGTTTATCATGGCGTCAGCATGAGCTATGGCCGCAGCGACGTACGCCTCTTTGAGCAGGACGCCCGTCGGGACCTCCACCCTCACGTCGTCGTCTCCTGAAAAGCCGTCTGCCACCACGACGGGACAGCCCATGGAGGCCTCGGTAAATCCGTGTCTGGCGGCGGTCTCAAGCGCGAGGTTTCCGATAAACCTGGAGCTGTAGGGATGATAGGTAAGCGTAGTAGTGTCGCAAACGAAAGGTCTTCCTCCGCAGGCCTTGACTTCCTCGACTATTGCGGCAACCAGTTCGGGACGCAAGCACCTTGTCCTGTTCCATTCGCCGAAGTGTATCTTTATGGCTACACTGTCTCCTTTTTCGATGCATTCGTTTAGCTTGGCTTTGTAGAAGAGATCTTTGGCCTTCGGAACAAGGGATTCTACCCAATTTGCTGCGTTGGCGTCGGCAAACCACACCTTTTGTTTTGCCATTTCCAATCCCCCCCTGTTCGTGAAAACGAGGTATTTTTCATTATTTTAGCACTAACCGCAAAATTTGCAAATGCAGTAATGAATTAAAATAATTTCACATAATCGGCGCAGATTACATGAAATTATTTTTGATATAATAATTTTTATCTAACCAGCAACAGGCAAGCTCCAAAGTTTCAATCATAAGGGGCCAGCAAAGATGAAAATAACTAAGTCAGCGTGGATTTGGCTGTTTACCCTTCTTTTCGTTCTGGGCTTTGGGATCGGCGGGTTTTGTATATTATTAGACCTCTCCTTCGTAGAGGCCTTTTACTACACAATCATTACTCTGGCCACGGTCGGATACAATGCGCCGCCCAACCTCTCCATGGAAGGGATGCTTTTCATTGCCATTCTCGTAATTTTGGGCATCAGCGCAGCAGGCTATGCCGTCAGCCAGGTTACGCGCTATTTTCTCGTCGAAAGAATTCTGACAGCGCTGGGCAAAAGGAGGGACATCAGGGTGGACAGGCTGGAAAAACACTGGATAATCTGCGGGCTGGGCAGGATGGGAGAAGAGGTCTTTGAACACCTGAGACATTACGATATTCCCTGTATGGCACTGGAAATGTCGGAACAAAAGGTCGCCTGGGCACGCGAAAAGGGGTGGATAGTCCTTCAAGGGGACGCCCGAGACGAAGATACTTTGGAGAGCGCAGGCGTGAGAAGGGCAGAGGGCCTTATCGTCACCCTGTCAGACGCCTCGGACAACGTCTACGTAATCATAACCGCCCGCTCCTTAAACCCCAATTTGAGGACTATCGCAAGGGCGAGCGACTCTCAGTCCGTCCGCATACTCTACAGGGCAGGTGCTGAAAAGGTAATAAACCCCATCATAGCTGGAGCAGCGGCCATCGCCAGGGCCTCCATAAAACCGACGGTAGCAAACTTTTTGGAGCTGGTGAATATATCCAGGGACCTGGACATCGACTTCGATTCCGTTCACATCATGCCGGGAAGCCCCCTCCTAGGCAAAAGCCTGGCGGAATCTCCCCTTAGGTCCGAATACAACGCCATGGTAATCGCCGTAAAAAGAGATTCCGGAGAGTACATCTATAACCCCACGAGTTCACTGGTGATCGAGCAGGGAGACGAGCTCATCGTCTTCGCCGACGGAAAGCGCATGGCAAATTTAAGAAAAGTGGCCGCCGGCCTTAAGGAATAAACCCAAAAGACCGGACGGCCTCCTTTATTTACTTCTTTTGCCGACCTTTTATCTATTTGCCGAAGTTCGTGCTCAATGCCCCCAATTCGCCCACCTCTATGGATGTATCAGGAACATCCAATATATAGGGAACCACCACGGTTACGACTTCCGATTCTTCGTCCCTCTTCGTGCGAGTCTTGAATATCTCCCCCAACAAAGGAATGTCGGCCAGTACCGGAATTTTGGAAACGGTATCGGTCTTTCTCCTGTCAAACAAGCCTCCTATGACGAAGGGCTCTCCGTTTCTTACCCTCACCATGGTGGTCACTTCACGGGAGCTGGTGACGGGGACTTCCTCTCCCATGCCTCCCGGCCGCCACTCCACCACTTCGCCCGTCGAGATGGCAACGTTTATGGTAACCGTGTCGTCCCTGCCTACAATAGGAGTAAAATCGAGCTTAGGGCCGACTCGCTCCTCGCTATAAACGGGATTCCCGGCATCGTCGCGTTCGGAAATGTATTTGATGTTCGTGGTCAAGGCGATGGATGCCTTCTGCCCGTCGACAGTTACGACGGAAGGGCTTGCAAGTATATCTGCCTTGTTGGATTCGACCAGATTCCTTATTCCGACATCCAAAAGCCTGAGCGTGCCGTCGGTTATGTCAACGAGGTCCACGTCAAGAGGCGAGGTTGGCCTGTCGTCGTCGGGATCGAACTTGTCGGGTTCGCTCGCATGAACATAGCCTATGGCGCCGCCGCCTGCTCCGTAGGAAAACCACCAGTGTTTGTAAACGGCATCTACGATGCTCTCCAGTTCCTTCCTGCCGGTGTCCCTGACCTCTATGAGGCGCGCCTGAAGCATGACCTGACGTCCGGGATGGTCGATCCTTTGAAGCAGTTGTTCAACGTCCCTCAAATTGTCGGGCCTTCCCGTCACGTATACCGTCCGAAGCCTCTCGTCCACAGCTACGTTGGTTATCCCGACAAGGCTCTGGAGGATAGCGGGCACCTGCTTAGGGTCGGCATAAGCTATCTTGAAGGACTTCGTCTGCTCCATCCCCAGCGATCTGCCCAGGTTTTCTGGGGTCCCAAACAAAATAGTATTTCCCATCATGGCGTATTTCAAGTTGTTCATACGCATTACATAGGCCAAAACTTCTCTCAAGGGGGCATCCTTTACGCTTAAAGTCATCGTAGCAGGCGGCACTGAAGGGTCTATTATGATGTTTATGCCCATGAACTTGGCGAGCATCCTCAAGACGTCTTTGAGCTCGGTGTCCCTAAGTTCGAGGGTCACAGGGGTGGAGAGGGACATGGGATCCTTGGGCCCCGTTTTAAGCGAGAGAGGGGGTGTTTCATCGACTTTCTTCGGCGGCTCCTCAGGGGCTTTGACGCCTTGCTTTACAATATGTATCTTGTAAAGGGGGGCAGGCTCAGTTCCCTTTATCTCCTTTGTTTCAAGAGGCTCTGTGGTAAAAAGACGCATTTCGAGGCTGCCTTCGACGTTTTGTACTTCTATGCCGCTCAAAAGGGGAAAGCTGTAGCTTCTGGACCACTTCTGTGCAGGGATATAGGCATTCTCGAAAAAGAAGACCATTTCCCCCGGATTGTTGAACAAAAGCTGAGGGAGCGGCAATTTCGTCCCCTTCACCTCCACTAGCAAGAGATTTGAACCCACCTGATGTATCATGACCCCACCGAATAAAGGAGCATCCGGTGGTATCTGGACTGGCGACGTACTGCCCGTTTGCGCCAGCGCCTTCCCGCCCGTAAAAGAGCAGAGGGCGAAACATAAAAACACCACGACGAGCATAAAGCCAACCTCTTTAGTCTTTCTCATAGCACATCCATCCCTAATTCCATTTTCGTTCCTGCCCATAATACCACCACCTTCGTCTGGGTAATGCTCACTACCCTGCCCCGTCCGTCTCCGAACCTGTAACCCGGCGAGACTATAAGGCCGTCACCTTCGCCCTCGATGTTCATCAGCGCCATGGCTTTTCCGTCCAGCAACATTACGGCGCGAACTTCCATGTAGGGAGGCAAATAAAGCTCTGCCTGCAAAGGATAGCTTTTTTCATCTTCCGATGGAACATCAGAATATGATAGCTGATAAGAAGTCAAGACGGGTTCTTCGAAGGGACACCGCTCAAGGGTTGAAGCCACATGGGTGAGCTCTCCCTTCCTTGACCTGATCATGATGATTCTTTCTAACCCCTCGACGGTATTTGCGTAATTATCCCCCTCCTCCGCCTTGAGCTTTACTTCCGAGGCTTCTACAGGAGTTACCGCCGATAAGGTCGCTATTTGCCTGTAAAGATACATTGACCATACGATGCTCAAAATAAACAAGAGGGCTATTAATATGCGCAAAAAACGCATTGCGCCTTTCTCATAAAGAAAACTCTTCCATAAAGAAACGAAGGACTCTCTCCATCCTTCATTCACGCTAATTCCACTCCCCCGCCATGATGGTCTCTACAAATATTTCAACGTCAACTAGCTTTTCCTCTTGACCTTTGACTGTTAGGCTAAAAAGGCGCATCGCCATTTTGCTACTTCGAATGTCAGAAAGTGCTCTAAGGAGATCGAAATAATCGCCTCCACAAGACACCGATACGGCCTTTCGGTCGGAATCGGTCGATTTAATGGGGTTAACCCGGTAGATTTTCATCATATTCCTAGCCAAAATCCTCTCGATAGTGGAAAAAGGGGCTACATTATCCCCCGGAAATTCCAAGCTGTATTCCGTCAGCTTGTCCAACGAGGCTCGATAAATCTTAAGCAACGCCCTCTTCTGCGCAACAGCAGACTCTAAAACCATTACCTGTCTTTTCAAATCATTAACGGCGTCTCTCTCGCTCAAAATATTCACGCTAACAGACCGCTGAAACCAAAGAACCTCGCCCAAAATAAGACAAAAACAAAAGACGATAACTGCCTTTTTAGCGTTTAATCTCATCTTTTTCGACTCCTTCAACGACATCATGGGTGCTCATAAAATCTTTAAGTTCGCAGGAAAAGCTGAATTTCACCAAAGAGCTTTCTTGTTCGCCCTTTGTCCTTTTCGTTTCCTTGGTCGTAACGAGAGGGCTGATAGCATTAACCACGCTTGAATTGAGGAGTTTCAATGCAAAGGCGGCCACATCGTTTTCCGCAAAGGCATAACCCTCTACGTCAGCCCTGCCGGGTACTTGCCTTACCTGAGAAAGCCATACATCGTCGGACAGGGAGACTATGGTTGCAAAAAGAAACTCTATAGATGGAAGCTCCTGCTTAAGCATTGACAGTGCCTTTTCGTATTGATCAAGTCTTTTCTTATTTTCTGCTATATAGCCATCAAGTCCTTTGTTTTCGCTGGCGAGCCTATCAACGCTTTCCTGAAGAAGCTGCCTCTGGGATTCAAGATCCCTCAAAATGAAGAGGCCGTATGCTACCGTAAAGGAGGACGTAACGACAAAAACCGAAAGAAGTGCCAATGCCACGACCCTCGGCAGATCGACTTTTTTTCGTTCCGCCAATTTTAAGCCTTGAGGCCTAAGGTCCACTTTAACTGTCATGATTTATCCTTAAAACAGTCATCTCCGATGTGAAATTATGGGATGATCCAGTGTTAATATTTTGTATTAACAAATCATCATACAATACTAATTGTTTTACTTTTACCAACAATAAGCCCTCCTGAAAATTTAGTTTAACGTATGCTATGACAAAGCCGCCATCTAATCAAATACATATTAAATTAAAGTTAACTCCCAATACCTTTATAAAATTTTCTATGCGAAATTAGCATTAAACTATTTTTAACAAGCATCGTAAAAAAGTCTTAATGGAATATTCATTGCTTCCAACTTCTCCAATAGGAAGGAACCATAACGCCTTCCGGGTATAGCGATTCCCAGTTAGTCACTTCAAGGGGCACATCAAAAATCAATAAACCTTTATGGATACTGGCCGATTCTTCTTCGACTTTTAGGTCATCTGGGATAAAGACCTCTAGTTGTGGAAATTTTATAACGCCTGCATAAACGTAATCTTCCGACATGACCATTCCCGTCATCCTTACACCTTCCAGCTCTATAAATTTTTTATTACCCGTCCATGCGCCTTTACCCGTTACGGCATTTAAAATGTAAATGCGACTTTTACCAAGATCGCATGGCCTTTCTGGTTTTAAGTAAGTGGAAAAGAAGATATGACCTTTATAATACGTAGTGGAAGTCGCGGGATATTCATTCGCATCAAGCCTTATGTACCATCCTCTACTATCTGCGTTCGCAGTTTCAGAAGATAATTCCGTGAGGTCATCAATGCTACTTGAGCCTTTAGAGATATTTGCAGCTATCATATAATTTGTGGTGGCCTCGTCTCCTATCAAATCTTCATCATCTCCTGTGAGGGCAAAAAGCCACTTATCACGATTAATATACGCAACATCTAACGTATAAAAGGATCCAGATGAGCTTTTTATATCAAAGACATTTTTAATGGTCCATTGCCCAGGTGTCTTGGCCCTTAGATCGCCTTCGTATATGACTCCGTTATTTCCTCCAACATAAAAATATTTAGCCAAACGCGTATAGGCCTTGCAAAGCATCGCTACAGGAGTTGCAATTTCTTGTGCAGAAGGAATGCTAAAGACCTTAAGCAGCCTGCCATTTTCGATGTTAATGACATAAACTCCAGCTAATAACGAGGAATCGTCGCCACTTTTCATCATAGATCCGTTCCCCATGATTGCGACCCACGTATCCGTCTGTGATCCCTTTTGGGTCGATACATAACCTATAGCAGGTGTGCTTTTTGTAAAGCGCATATCTTTATAATTTAAGTCGCTGTTGTCTGTTATTTCATTGTGCATTTGGTCCATACGAGAAACGGCATTTCCATTCCTAACCCAATAGGAAACATACCGGCCCTGATTTGGAAGCAAACTATCTCCGGCACGAGTGTATATGGCATTTTCAACTGCCCACATAAATTGCGGCTCGTTTGGGTCGGTTACGTCCAGGACATAAAGACCAGCTCCAGCATAACCAAGCAGGCCCAATATAATGGTGTGATATCTGCCATCACTAAACAACACGTCTTCCGCCACTAACGGGCCATCTAGCAAGTAACGCGAATGAGATGTGTCACCCTCCTCCCACTTCGGTTCTTTACCAGATAGGTCCTGCTTCATTCCTACAATTCTCCCTTCGGCAAGCACGTTTGGAGGGATAAAAGCCCACTTCTCCTGCCCAGTACTGCAGTTAAATGCATGAAGCATTCCATCGTTAGCTTGAACATATATCAACTTTTCCCTCTTTGCATTTTTTTTCTTAAACTCGTTGTATTTTGTATCAATATACCCACCTTTTGGAGCGCAAACTTTCACTAAGCCACTGTGATATATATCACCCAGCTTGTATCTTTCATTTTCGTTAGTTTCATGCCATTCATCACTGCCCAGTACCCATCTTATGAATTTGGGCACCTGTTCAAAAGGAAGATAATTAACGTTGGGCTCAAGCATCTGAGCCAGAGTTGAAGAGTTATTGATACTACTATTAAAATTTATTCTCCAATTTCGATCCTTCCAATTGGCAGTAAAGACATCTCGGTCGCTATAAGGTTGACTATCAAGTTTCATGCCTGCATCCCACTCAGGAGACGCAGGCATGATCCCTGAAGACAATATATATTTATACAAATGACCTTTCCATTGCCCTTCCTTCGTCGGCTCAAAGCTGGCAGTATAAATAACAACATCTCCACCGGGATTGTCAGGCGAGATTACAAGAAGGGTTCCATTAAAAAATGGTGTGCTATGATAACATTGATCAAAACTTTCTGGAAATGCTTTACTTATACTGCATAGAATAGGTGTTTGTATTTGCAACTTTTCCCCTTCTACAGGTTCCGTCTCTGCATAAAGTAAAGGGGACATAACAAATGTCAATCCACAAAAAAGAAAAAGGGCTACAATAGGAGTTGAATATTTCAAAGAAAACTTTTTAAACATCTTCAGAGGAGACGCCTTCCTAGGAAGCTTCATAACCGCATAGCGACCGTTTGTTCCACAGTAATTGTTCTGTCCTTGTAGGTAGCAATGCAACGTATTAGGTAAATTGCCATATAGCCTTCTTCCATTGCCCTTTCCACACCACTTCCGACTCTATTGGCTGAAGGGTAACTTGGTCCAGTTACTGCACTAATGTCATCAACTTGCGGGCGAATGCGGGGAGGAAAGCCTCTCTCGTAATTCAGGTCAGGATCAGGCTCGTAGACTAGATCGTAAACTACAATGTGCAATTTTATTCCATCTTCCGTTATTTCTTCAAAAACGCCGCTGTCCGCCATTCCGATCTTGGCAAGAAGAGCCTCGTATACGTAGGCAGCACTGTTGGGTCTATCGTCGGAGGAAAGGAAGCCATCGCCATCTTTATCTTCCCAGTGAGGTATTTTGCCTGACTTGACGTTTTCGTAGATCCATGCCTTACCGATCTCGATGCCACTTACGGCGGCGTTGTAAAGGCGGGTGCCTGTCACCATTTGTCTGGCGCTTGAGTAGTAATTTTCAGTCATGTAAAGAGCCGCCGTCACGAGAACACCTCCCACCAGCAACACGACAAGGACGAGGGGCAGTGCTATGGCCCTTCTATTTACCATCAGTTTCTCACCCGCCACGAGGCCGTCATGGCAATGAGCCTGTAGTGTCTGTCTTCGTCGGTAACGATCTCATCAAGCGGCCAACCGGAGACGTCACCCAGAGTGATTTTTTCGAAAAACCTGCGGTTTCCTCTGAGGAGTAGATGAACAGTCAAAAGGCTGTTTTGCTCATCGAAGGAAAAAAGTGCTTGAGATACGCCTTCGACTATTGGCTGGGCAGGGCTTCGTGTGACGTCTCTGACGTAAAAGGAAGGAGAAGAACCGCCCGGGTTATTAACGTAGGCGGACATGGCCCTTACGTACTGAAGCTCGGAAAATTGGGGTATGAGATCTATTTTAGAGGCGACTACGGTGAGCCTTTTTCGATCGGCACTTATATTTTTTACGATAAATGGCGTCTGGCATCCCGAAAAGGATACCCAATAGTCGGTCATTACCGACAAAGAAAAGTTCGCTGGCTTCAACTGGTCACCGGGGCACGGAGACGATAGATCAAGCACGACTTCCTGGCCTGCTTCTGCGTCCCCTTCGGCCAATACACCTACACCTGAGCCCAAGCTGTAGACGATACCTATCTTTTTGTAATAATCCGTTCCGGCAATCTTTACGCTATCTGGAAGAAAGATCGGCCTATCCCAGCCCCTTGTATCACTACGTAACGCCGCAAGAAGGTCGACTCCTGGATTTGAACGAACTACAAAGACATCTTCAAAAACACCTGGATCATTTGGCATAGATAAACCTGCATGAAGAAAAGGAAGTTCAAGACGGGTTAATACCATCTCCCCCCGCTGACGGGCTATTGTGAGATCAGCCGACTGCTCAAAGTGCCTCGAAAAGGAAAAGAATAGCCCCACGGCGGCGATGCCAACCACGGCAAGGATGATCATCGCAACGAGAAGTTCAATTAGCGTAAAAGCTTGAAGTCGTTTAACCCGAGGTATGGCACGCACTGACACTCACCTGCCTCGTAATTTCGAGCTTGCTCTTTCCGTCGTTCCAGGCGACGCTTACTCTTACTTCCTTTTGTTGGCCCACTGTTTCCCCGACGGACCAATCTATTCTGTAACCGTCGATAGTTTGAGACCCGACCGATAGGTCATTGAACT encodes the following:
- a CDS encoding PilW family protein encodes the protein MSVRAIPRVKRLQAFTLIELLVAMIILAVVGIAAVGLFFSFSRHFEQSADLTIARQRGEMVLTRLELPFLHAGLSMPNDPGVFEDVFVVRSNPGVDLLAALRSDTRGWDRPIFLPDSVKIAGTDYYKKIGIVYSLGSGVGVLAEGDAEAGQEVVLDLSSPCPGDQLKPANFSLSVMTDYWVSFSGCQTPFIVKNISADRKRLTVVASKIDLIPQFSELQYVRAMSAYVNNPGGSSPSFYVRDVTRSPAQPIVEGVSQALFSFDEQNSLLTVHLLLRGNRRFFEKITLGDVSGWPLDEIVTDEDRHYRLIAMTASWRVRN
- a CDS encoding type IV pilus modification PilV family protein; protein product: MKRRGFFLIEALVALMLLTVALIPMAALPAATSRLYAVSAAREQAALLAVQKLDELESKEFNDLSVGSQTIDGYRIDWSVGETVGQQKEVRVSVAWNDGKSKLEITRQVSVSACHTSG